A stretch of Episyrphus balteatus chromosome 2, idEpiBalt1.1, whole genome shotgun sequence DNA encodes these proteins:
- the LOC129910654 gene encoding zinc finger protein 277 has protein sequence MEKPSLPESKESNKSSSQTKSTTATNEDNLSCLKCKTTFEFTLDKGKDDYLAHLFRVHRLVIADVDDIADLREYLKYWIDKFKDHSLEEYCTTMLLDQLPDGTISKNEKYYLLSDILPQDFELRKRLHQLRLEKALAKHQFERTDREFSKECLYCRDVIHGLRSEFLEHLFTKHFLQLGKPENLVYVDELLEKVQSSLENLICLYCEKVFKDRVTLKEHMRKKGHKRINPNNHGYDRFFLVNYRNEKPKHTKSLEQTRRNATRQQQREKKEPKEHTNLDNSILSSEDSDSDWFEWDSDKLPIACLFCSKTDPDMVSLRKHMQQEHELDFEEETRSLNFYQKVKAVNYVRRQVQILRCVTCNCRCETTAKLLEHMSTEKHYSLGTRSQWDKPEFFFPTFEDDGLLCVLDDGNDNDDDESVVRIISEDSLVKINKDAEQLSLENFNLP, from the exons ATGGAAAAACCGAGTTTACCAGAATCCAAAGAAAGTAATAAATCTTCCTCACAAACAAAATCAACCACAGCAACCAACGAAGACAATCTCAGTTGTTTAAAATGCAAAACTACATTCGAATTCACATTGGACAAAGGCAAAGACGACTACTTAGCTCACTTGTTTCGTGTCCACAGGCTGGTTATAGCTGATGTTGACGACATAGCTGACCTTCgtgaatatttaaaatattggatTGATAAATTTAAAG ATCACTCATTGGAAGAATATTGCACTACAATGCTATTGGATCAATTGCCCGATGGGACAATATCGAAAAACGAAAAATACTACCTTCTGAGTGATATTCTACCCCAAGATTTCGAACTACGCAAAAGACTACATCAACTACGACTTGAAAAAGCCCTCGCTAAGCATCAATTCGAAAGAACTGATCGAGAATTCTCAAAGGAATGTCTATACTGCCGTGATGTCATTCACGGATTGCGTTCTGAATTCCTAGAACATCTCTTCACCAAACACTTTCTTCAATTAGGTAAGCCAGAAAATCTTGTCTATGTTGATGAACTTCTCGAAAAAGTACAATCCAGTCTGGAGAACTTAATATGTTTGTATtgcgaaaaagtttttaaagatcGAGTCACACTCAAAGAACATATGAGAAAAAAAGGGCACAAACGTATCAATCCAAATAATCACGGATATGATCGATTTTTCCTCGTCAACTATCGCAACGAAAAACCCAAACATACCAAGAGTCTTGAACAAACTCGACGCAATGCCACTCGACAGCAACAACGGGAAAAGAAAGAACCCAAAGAACACACTAATTTAGATAACTCGATTCTTAGTAGTGAGGATTCAGACTCGGATTGGTTCGAATGGGATAGTGATAAGCTTCCCATTGCTTGTCTATTCTGTTCCAAAACTGATCCAGATATGGTTTCGCTAAGAAAGCATATGCAGCAGGAGCATGAATTAGATTTCGAAGAGGAGACTCGAAGCTTGaatttctatcagaaagtgaaagcCGTCAATTATGTCCGCAGACAGGTTCAAATTCTTCGCTGTGTAACATGCAATTGCAGGTGCGAAACAACTGCAAAACTGTTGGAACACATGTCAACTGAGAAACATTACAGTTTGGGAACTCGTTCGCAATGGGATAAGCCAGAGTTCTTTTTCCCCACATTCGAGGATGATGGTCTACTTTGTGTTTTGGATGATGgtaatgataatgatgatgacgaaTCTGTGGTACGCATTATTTCTGAGGATTCTCTTGTTAAGATCAACAAAGACGCGGAACAATTatctttagaaaattttaaccTTCCAtag
- the LOC129911043 gene encoding regucalcin-like, translating into MAYQVEPLPNSYALLGEGPHWDIEKQSLYFVDIEHAQVLRYDYAQNWIYRCQIENEKYASFIIPIEGAINKFIVGIGRRVGIINWDGISKTCKVEKDVFTVEQGDSNFINNRINDGKCDPRGRLFTGTMYSDIIVQKRTGNFYKMEENGNYKLLFDNIGISNGLAWNEKINKSYYIDSYDYKVREYDYDLNTGSFKNPMTVFNLDLQDKMIAPDGMTIDSEGFLYVAIFGGSSVLKIHPKNGKVLLNIKIPCESVTSVAFGGPNLDILFVTTSALFDKPSPAGTTYKVTGIGAKGLPMAKCQL; encoded by the exons ATGGCTTACCAAGTAGAACCGTTACCAAATTCTTACGCTTTGTTAGGCGAGGGACCACATTGGGACATTGAAAAACAAAGTTTGTACTTTGTCGACATCGAGCACGCTCAAGTGCTACGCTATGACTATGCACAGAACTGGATATACAGATGTCAGATTg aaaatgaaaaatacgcATCTTTTATTATACCAATTGAAGGAGCTATCAACAAATTCATAGTTGGTATTGGACGTCGTGTTGGCATCATAAATTGGGAtggtatttcaaaaacttgcAAAGTAGAAAAAGATGTTTTCACTGTTGAACAAGGAGATTCCAATTTCATTAACAATCGAATCAACGATGGGAAATGTGATCCACGAGGACGCCTTTTTACTGGAACCATGTATTCAGATATTATTGTACAAAAACGTactggaaatttttataaaatggaGGAGAATGGCAATTACAAGCTATTGTTTGATAACATTGGCATTTCAAATGGACTTGCATGGAATgagaaaattaataaatcttATTATATCGATTCGTATGACTACAAAGTACGAGAATATGACTATGATTTAAACACTGGCAGCTTCA AAAATCCTATGACTGTTTTCAATCTAGACCTTCAAGATAAAATGATTGCACCTGATGGAATGACTATAGATTCTGAGGGATTTCTTTATGTTGCTATATTTGGAGGATCATCCGTTTTGAAAATTCACCCAAA aAATGGTAAAGTTTTGCTGAATATTAAAATACCATGTGAATCAGTCACGTCTGTAGCTTTTGGAGGACCTAATTTGGATATATTGTTTGTGACTACATCCGCGCTATTTGATAAACCAAGTCCAGCTGGTACTACATACAAAGTAACTGGAATTGGCGCGAAAGGTCTTCCAATGGCGAAGTGTCAACTTTAG
- the LOC129911041 gene encoding regucalcin-like yields MEYKVEPLPNSQGLLGEGPHWDIEKQSLYFVDIENAQVLRYDYAQNKTYRCQIENEKLASFIIPIEGAINKFVVGIGRRISIITWDGISETCKLEKDIITVEQGDSNCIYNRFNDGKCDPRGRLFAGTMHTDISHFDKRTGNFYKMDEDCKYKLLLEKIGISNGLAWNEKNNKFYYIDSLDYKVREYDYDFNTGCFKNPREVFNLDSLQKEGKKILPDGMTSDSEGFLYVALFGGSSVLKIDPKDGKVVLDIKIPCELVTSAAFGGPNLDILYVTTSGLLNKPSPAGTTYKVTGIGAKGLAMAKCKLAL; encoded by the exons ATGGAATACAAAGTTGAACCATTGCCAAATTCTCAAGGTCTGTTAGGCGAGGGACCACACTGGGACATAGAAAAACAAAGTTTGTACTTCGTTGATATCGAAAATGCTCAAGTCTTGCGCTATGACTATGCACAAAATAAGACCTACCGATGCCAGATtg aaaacGAGAAACTAGCTTCTTTTATTATACCAATTGAAGGAGCTATTAACAAATTCGTAGTTGGTATTGGACGTCGTATTTCCATCATTACTTGGGATGGAATTTCAGAAACTTGCAAATTAGAAAAAGATATTATCACCGTTGAACAAGGTGATTCCAACTGCATTTACAATCGTTTTAACGATGGGAAATGTGATCCACGAGGACGTCTTTTTGCTGGAACCATGCATACAGATATTAGTCATTTCGATAAACGTactggaaatttttataaaatggaCGAGGATTGCAAGTACAAGCTATTGCTTGAAAAAATTGGCATTTCAAATGGACTTGCatggaatgaaaaaaataataaattttattatattgatTCATTGGACTACAAAGTACGAGAATATGACTATGATTTTAACACTGGATGCTTTA aaaatcCTAGGGAAGTTTTCAACCTAGACAGTCTACAAAAAGAAGGTAAGAAAATTCTACCTGATGGAATGACTAGTGATTCTGAGGGATTTCTATATGTTGCACTATTTGGAGGATCATCTGTTTTGAAAATTGACCCAAA AGATGGGAAGGTTGTGCTTGATATTAAAATACCATGTGAGTTAGTTACGTCTGCAGCTTTTGGAGGGCCTAATCTGGATATATTGTATGTAACAACGTCTGGACTTTTAAATAAGCCCAGTCCTGCTGGAACCACTTACAAAGTTACTGGAATTGGTGCTAAAGGTCTTGCAATGGCAAAGTGTAAACTTGCATTGTAA
- the LOC129910647 gene encoding LSM12 homolog A, translating into MAAVNDCFTIGSTVLCTTCFNQEVEGEVLAFDHTTKMLILKSHSKTSEKLNDVFVLNLSLCSNVQVIKECNGNFVEEPQKLNLEQLKIRLRQTVQNRQTWIKSKNSEVSPEAQELYRVLAKNFKNHDVTWQGVNIQIFNEVTVTPPYRSKNVVGNTQNRVLCNYIKRMIDQFFKTQALQENNAAGTSSSSPLSATASSSSSSSSSSAPSTSVGTSSNNAATPSPVPANT; encoded by the exons atggccGCGGTAAATGATTGTTTTACAATTGGATCGACAGTTCTCTGTACGACATGCTTCAACCAAGAAGTCGAAGGCGAAGTCCTAGCATTCGATCATACTACAAAAATGCTAATATTAA AAAGCCATTCTAAGACATCAGAGAAACTGAACGATGTTTTCGTTCTTAATTTATCACTGTGCAGTAACGTGCAAGTAATAAAAGAATGTAATGGAAATTTTGTCGAAGAGCCCCAGAAGTTGAATTTAGAACAGCTGAAAATTCGCCTGCGCCAAACAGTGCAAAATCGACAAACGTggattaagtcaaaaaattctgAAGTAAGCCCTGAAGCTCAGGAGCTTTATCGAGTTCTTGCGAAGAATTTTAag AACCACGACGTCACTTGGCAGGGCGTTAATATACAAATATTCAACGAGGTTACAGTTACGCCACCGTATAGATCAAAAAATGTGGTTGGAAATACACAAAATCGTGTCTTATGCAATTATATTAAAagaatg ATCGATCAATTCTTTAAGACGCAAGCGTTGCAAGAAAATAACGCCGCGGGCACATCTTCTTCTTCACCACTATCCGCAACCGCTTCATCATCGTCGTCTTCATCTTCGTCATCAGCGCCATCAACTTCAGTAGGAACATCTTCGAATAATGCTGCAACCCCATCGCCTGTTCCTGCAAACACAtag